In Zobellia roscoffensis, the following are encoded in one genomic region:
- a CDS encoding histidine kinase dimerization/phosphoacceptor domain -containing protein gives MTKQQILKYLAVLLVGSSISLFIFFSINNRYLLRNMAAIDNAVNKSVIKLEDELNKISLVVESMAFFYENKSFIPQHLFERFTNPFLNELNGIKALAWAPKILGTEKDLFQKFTLIKEVDSKNNLVPSKTRDLYYPVRVLNPATPFKKVLGYNIYSDSTKRDVILRSIKTNKPAISSLITLISDNTNTKGILALKSVNNPKTGEHKGIVLGVYRMDKLISETLNSEVKVLDICIHDEVDDAILFSNVDESKVTDKIFSKTVIKRTIKAVDREWQVHFLPKPEYLSFPHIFESYVVLILGLATTFLLVLIARRRDNHNDRLEARVLLRTAELEESNKQKENLLREIHHRVKNNLQITSSLINMQKRKLVSKEAITALQDSQARISAIALTHQKIYQDKDSKAVNLHEYLKDLMEYQNKISPTFSYTINCPEISIDLDRAVPLALIISELVTNAVKHAYPDTTKYNELIIDVDVLDDGMAAFSIKDNGKGLPENFVIENAEGIGFDIVKALCRQISAELTYDSDGNGTHFTVTFDNKI, from the coding sequence ATGACCAAACAGCAAATTCTAAAATACTTGGCCGTACTTCTCGTAGGAAGTAGTATATCTTTATTTATTTTCTTTTCTATAAACAATAGATACCTGCTAAGAAATATGGCTGCAATAGACAATGCAGTTAATAAATCTGTCATTAAATTAGAAGACGAACTCAACAAGATTAGCCTGGTTGTTGAGTCTATGGCCTTCTTTTATGAGAACAAAAGCTTCATACCTCAACACCTTTTTGAACGTTTTACCAATCCGTTTTTAAATGAACTTAATGGCATAAAGGCCCTGGCTTGGGCCCCAAAAATCCTAGGCACAGAAAAAGATTTATTTCAAAAATTTACGTTGATTAAAGAAGTGGACTCAAAAAATAATCTTGTCCCTTCTAAAACTAGAGATTTATATTATCCCGTTCGGGTTTTAAATCCAGCCACTCCTTTTAAAAAAGTATTAGGATACAACATATACTCAGATAGTACGAAACGTGATGTGATTCTCCGATCAATCAAAACCAATAAACCGGCAATTTCTAGCCTCATAACATTAATATCAGACAATACCAATACCAAAGGTATTCTTGCCTTAAAGTCTGTTAACAATCCAAAGACAGGTGAGCATAAAGGAATTGTTCTAGGCGTCTATCGCATGGACAAGCTTATTTCTGAAACCCTCAATTCTGAAGTCAAGGTCTTGGATATTTGTATACACGATGAAGTTGATGATGCCATTTTGTTTTCAAATGTTGATGAAAGTAAAGTGACGGATAAAATATTCAGCAAAACTGTTATAAAAAGAACCATTAAAGCAGTAGATCGGGAGTGGCAGGTTCATTTTTTACCAAAACCGGAATACTTGTCTTTTCCGCATATTTTTGAATCCTATGTAGTGTTAATTTTAGGCTTGGCTACAACTTTTTTATTAGTATTAATTGCACGTAGAAGAGATAATCATAACGATCGTCTTGAAGCTCGTGTATTATTACGAACCGCTGAGCTTGAAGAGTCTAATAAACAGAAAGAGAATTTACTTCGTGAAATTCACCACAGAGTTAAGAACAACCTTCAAATTACCTCTAGCCTAATCAATATGCAAAAGCGCAAATTGGTCAGCAAAGAAGCGATTACAGCGCTTCAAGATAGTCAAGCCAGAATATCTGCAATAGCACTCACGCATCAAAAAATTTATCAAGATAAAGATTCAAAAGCAGTGAATTTGCACGAGTATTTAAAAGATTTAATGGAGTATCAAAATAAAATATCTCCAACTTTTAGCTACACCATAAACTGCCCGGAAATATCTATAGATCTTGACCGCGCTGTTCCCCTAGCCCTTATCATTTCGGAACTGGTAACGAATGCCGTAAAACATGCTTATCCGGATACCACCAAGTACAACGAACTTATTATTGATGTTGATGTTCTTGACGATGGAATGGCTGCATTTTCAATAAAGGACAATGGGAAAGGACTCCCGGAAAATTTTGTAATTGAAAATGCGGAAGGAATAGGTTTTGATATTGTAAAGGCTTTATGCCGACAAATTTCGGCTGAATTAACCTATGATTCGGACGGCAACGGAACCCATTTTACCGTAACTTTCGATAACAAAATATAA
- a CDS encoding DUF1304 domain-containing protein, which produces MIQKILIGFIAFLHLYFLYFEMFAWTTKGPKIFRKFPSDLFKATKPMAANQGLYNGFLAAGLIWSLFITDTIWQTNVSLFFLTCVSIAGLYGALSVEKKIFYIQALPALTAIVLILLN; this is translated from the coding sequence ATGATACAAAAAATACTAATTGGTTTTATCGCTTTTTTACACCTTTACTTTCTTTATTTTGAGATGTTTGCATGGACTACAAAAGGGCCAAAAATATTCAGGAAATTCCCTTCTGACCTCTTTAAAGCTACTAAACCAATGGCTGCCAACCAAGGTTTATACAATGGCTTCTTGGCGGCAGGCCTTATTTGGTCTCTCTTTATAACGGACACGATTTGGCAAACCAATGTTTCGCTATTCTTCCTCACCTGTGTGTCAATTGCCGGTTTATACGGTGCCTTGTCTGTGGAAAAAAAAATCTTCTACATTCAAGCCTTACCCGCATTGACTGCAATAGTTCTTATTCTATTGAACTAG
- a CDS encoding 3-hydroxyanthranilate 3,4-dioxygenase gives MPIQAPFNLNRWIEENKHTLKPPVGNKNLYKDAGDYIVMVVAGPNARKDYHYNETEELFYQLEGTIEVHIQEDGQKKTMQLGPGDMYLHPAKIPHSPVRHEGSIGLVIERKRADMNVDDGLLWFCDNCNNKLYEAYFTLNDIEVDFLKHFKHFYGSEELRTCNNCGTVMPVDQRFVSSK, from the coding sequence ATGCCAATACAAGCCCCTTTTAATCTCAACCGCTGGATAGAAGAAAATAAACACACACTTAAACCCCCTGTAGGCAACAAGAACCTCTATAAAGATGCTGGAGATTATATTGTGATGGTAGTTGCTGGGCCTAACGCAAGAAAAGACTATCACTATAACGAAACCGAAGAACTTTTCTATCAACTAGAAGGAACTATTGAAGTTCATATTCAAGAAGATGGGCAAAAAAAAACAATGCAACTTGGCCCGGGAGACATGTACTTGCATCCCGCAAAAATCCCACACTCACCAGTCCGTCACGAAGGCAGCATAGGCCTCGTTATTGAACGAAAACGGGCCGACATGAATGTTGACGATGGTTTGCTTTGGTTTTGTGATAATTGCAACAACAAGCTCTATGAAGCCTATTTTACCCTAAACGACATTGAAGTAGACTTTTTAAAGCATTTCAAGCATTTTTACGGTTCTGAAGAACTACGCACATGCAATAATTGCGGCACGGTAATGCCAGTAGACCAAAGATTTGTTAGTAGTAAATAA
- a CDS encoding CAP domain-containing protein, whose protein sequence is MKMRMTYVALVLFVCTLASCSKESVTTADITEKENAEIVEKELLEAVNGHRLSIGRNSLEFSSIAYVHANKHTDYMIAKGALNHDNFSARASEISSVEAAEFVAENVAKDYTTASEALTGWLNSSNHKKTMEGEFTHTAVSVKKDNDGKLYFTQIFFR, encoded by the coding sequence ATGAAAATGAGAATGACCTATGTCGCCCTCGTTTTATTTGTATGTACTTTGGCCTCTTGTAGCAAAGAGTCTGTGACAACTGCAGATATAACCGAGAAAGAAAACGCAGAAATTGTAGAGAAAGAACTTCTTGAGGCCGTTAACGGACACCGGCTTTCCATAGGTAGAAACTCACTAGAATTTAGTTCAATAGCGTATGTACATGCCAACAAGCACACAGATTATATGATTGCCAAAGGCGCGCTTAACCATGATAATTTTAGTGCTCGTGCCTCTGAAATATCCTCAGTAGAAGCTGCTGAATTTGTTGCTGAAAATGTAGCAAAAGATTACACTACAGCTTCTGAAGCCCTTACAGGGTGGTTAAATAGTAGTAACCATAAGAAAACGATGGAGGGTGAGTTTACCCATACTGCGGTAAGTGTAAAAAAAGATAACGACGGAAAACTCTATTTTACACAAATATTTTTTCGCTAG